The proteins below come from a single Metarhizium brunneum chromosome 1, complete sequence genomic window:
- the ADK2 gene encoding GTP:AMP phosphotransferase: MQLRRAARVILVGAPGVGKGTQSERLLGRFPQLASISTGDLLRSNVKNRTPLGIKAESTMKAGGLVADDLMLRLISSELRNRGWLQSHGPPEVMTLSSEATTTAEMQSRDSMAFGAFAAGRPPSPAQASEDPAASFILDGYPRNAAQAGSLEGIVPINLAVSLKTPFEVILERIAGRWVHEPSGRVYNTSFNAPRVPGRDDITGDPLTQRPDDTEQVYRARFQKFQETSEPLLEHYASKGVLVEVEGMSSDEISPKLYQVFEQRFVM; the protein is encoded by the exons ATGCAACTTAGAAGAGCCGCTAGAGTTATTCTTGTAGGCGCTCCCGGCGTCGGCAAGGGCACCCAGAGCGAACGACTGTTGGGGCGGTTCCCCCAACTCGCGTCCATCAGCACCGGCGACTTGCTCCGCAGCAATGTCAAGAACAGGACGCCGCTCG gcatcaaggccgagaGCACCATGAAggccggcggcctcgtcgccgacgaCCTCATGCTCCGCCTCATATCCAGCGAGCTCCGCAACCGCGGCTGGCTGCAGAGCCACGGACCCCCCGAGGTCATGACGCTCTCGTCCGAGGCtaccaccaccgccgagaTGCAATCCCGCGACAGCATGGCATTCGGGGccttcgccgccggccgcccCCCCTCGCCCGCGCAGGCCTCCGAGGACCCTGCGGCGTCCTTCATCCTCGACGGGTACCCCCGCAACGCGGCGCAGGCCGGCAGCCTCGAGGGCATCGTCCCCATCAACCTGGCCGTCTCGCTCAAGACCCCCTTCGAGGTCATCCTCGAGCGCATCGCCGGCCGCTGGGTCCACGAGCCCTCGGGCCGCGTCTACAACACGAGCTTCAACGCGCCCAGGGTCCCCGGCCGCGACGACATCACCGGCGACCCCCTGACGCAGCGGCCCGACGACACCGAGCAGGTCTACCGCGCGCGCTTCCAAAAGTTCCAGGAGACCAGCGAGCCCCTGCTCGAGCACTACGCCAGCAAGGGGGttctcgtcgaggtcgagggcATGAGCAGCGACGAGATCAGCCCCAAGCTCTACCAGGTCTTTGAGCAGCGCTTCGTCATGTAA
- the ERD2 gene encoding ER lumen protein-retaining receptor, producing the protein MVNWNVFRILGDLAHLASKGILIFAIHSNRSAEGVSLITQVLYALVFCTRYLDIFRTTILWNLLFKIVYISSSFYTIGIMQWVYPRSRERELSWKLGGGVLAAAAVLSPFMMMIFYDQWGFITWMWVFSEILESGCILPQLLLLRQTTVPTVINSFYLLALGSYRALYILNWFVREFDTTGRKPEAVAVIFGMIQTALYVDFAWVYYTRQRVKLRGGGIVDADDMRRGWLLRRIFGKHVESADDEESTPALGGEGNGARRAARPGWGARGISVSADEGVFDADRHHDQEEGLDGGHIDPDAKMHDPDELAKALDDDEDEAHPSAGSSKGSNGGNTPSGMRSGDEWRE; encoded by the exons atggtgaatTGGAAC GTTTTTCGAATCTTGGGAGATCTAGCCCATCTCGCATCAAAGGGTATTCTCATATTCGCAATACATTCGAACCGCAGCGCCGAAGGCGTCTCCCTGATCACGCAGGTCCTGTATGCCCTCGTATTCTGTACCAGATACCTCGACATCTTTCGAACAACTATACTATGGAACCTGCTATTCAAGATTGTCTACATTTCGTCATCGTTTTACACCATCGGGATAATGCAGTGGGTGTACCCGCGCTCGAGGGAGCGTGAGCTCTCGTGGAAGCTAGGCGGAGGCGTactcgccgctgccgcagTCCTGTCGCCcttcatgatgatgattttCTACGACCAGTGGGGTTTTATAACG TGGATGTGGGTGTTTTCCGAGATTCTCGAATCAGGCTGTATTCTGCCCCAGCTTCTCCTGCTTCGGCAAACCACGGTCCCGACCGTCATCAACTCCTTCTACCTGCTTGCCCTTGGGTCCTACAGGGCCCTGTACATCCTCAACTGGTTCGTCCGCGAGTTCGACACAACCGGCCGAAAGCCCGAGGCAGTGGCCGTCATCTTCGGCATGATCCAGACAGCGCTCTACGTCGACTTCGCATGGGTATACTACACCCGACAGCGCGTCAAGCTTCGCggtggcggcatcgtcgacgcAGACGACATGCGCCGTGGCTGGTTACTCCGCCGCATCTTTGGCAAGCACGTGGAATCCGCTGACGATGAAGAGAGCACTCCCGCACTGGGCGGCGAAGGAAACGGGGCCCGACGCGCTGCTCGACCCGGCTGGGGAGCCCGAGGCATCTCCGTCAGTGCGGATGAGGGCGTATTCGATGCGGACCGCCACCACGACCAAgaagagggcttggatggGGGCCATATTGATCCGGATGCCAAGATGCATGACCCGGATGAGCTAGCAAAGGCTCtggacgatgacgaggatgaggcccATCCCTCAGCCGGATCATCAAAGGGGAGCAACGGGGGCAATACGCCCAGCGGCATGCGTAGCGGTGACGAATGGCGAGAGTAA